A stretch of the Musa acuminata AAA Group cultivar baxijiao chromosome BXJ2-7, Cavendish_Baxijiao_AAA, whole genome shotgun sequence genome encodes the following:
- the LOC103990736 gene encoding myb family transcription factor MPH1, whose amino-acid sequence MRFLGRRVRQYNRTDAPRMRWTEELHRCFVEAVDCLGGETEATPKRILELMGVKGISISHVKSHLQMYRSTSTHCEKNRSTQREAPRHDVLMDYSLPKQRADAHLRLTRSIQSPTFEELLRDWAAKNMASIFPRDTLTEDNSQLLQLGYSQRSPPKETNCEPSLSSFAYRNQRSLADTGDRGSSAAKKHVNLELTISSPACS is encoded by the exons ATGAGATTCTTGGGAAGAAGGGTGAGGCAGTACAACAGAACCGACGCTCCTCGCATGCGATGGACGGAGGAGCTGCATCGGTGCTTTGTCGAAGCAGTCGATTGCCTCGGAGGAGAAACGG AAGCaactccaaagagaattctagagtTAATGGGCGTAAAAGGAATAAGCATATCTCATGTCAAAAGCCATCTGCAG ATGTACAGAAGCACGAGCACCCACTGCGAGAAGAACCGAAGCACGCAACGGGAAGCACCGCGGCACGACGTCCTCATGGATTACAGTCTGCCGAAGCAGAGAGCGGACGCACACCTCCGTCTCACCCGTTCAATTCAATC GCCGACGTTTGAGGAGCTGCTGAGAGACTGGGCAGCAAAGAACATGGCCTCCATCTTTCCAAGAGACACGTTGACCGAAGACAACAGCCAG CTACTCCAGCTCGGTTATTCTCAGCGATCGCCGCCGAAGGAGACCAACTGCGAGCCGAGCTTATCGTCTTTTGCCTACCGGAATCAGAGAAGCTTGGCAGACACGGGCGACCGGGGATCAAGTGCAGCAAAGAAGCACGTAAACTTGGAGCTGACCATCTCATCACCTGCCTGTTCCTGA